In Paenibacillus segetis, the genomic window ATGATATGTTATAACTTGCCACAAGGAATGGAGATTCCCGAGAGATTTACCAAACTTTCTGTCCCAGCATTAACTTGGGCTATATTCCCGGAGCCTAGGTGTGATTTGCAAAGACTACGGGAACGAATCTATACCGAGTGGTTTCCGACATCGGAATACGAAGAGGTGGAGGGTCCCTCTTTCGAAATGTATTATGGTATGGCAGGACATGATATGGCGGAGATTTGGATACCAGTAAAGAAGAAATAACTTACTAAGTAGCCAATTTGGGACAAGGGGACAGGTTTCTTGTCCCACTTTATGAATTTGTTGATCAAGCACAAAGCGGCGATTCTCCGTTATTGGGGAATCGCCGCTTTGCGTTATGGTCTAATGGTTCTTTTATTGTATCCCTTTCATAAATCCCTTGTCTAAGTCAGCCATGCTGCTACTCCTTCCTTGGTGATAAGGAAAGGGTAATCCACGAAGGATGACCTTGGCGATAGATTGTCTATTGTACTAAACTATCCAAATCCGGCTGCAATTTGTTCCGTAATACATACACCATGATGGCACCAACAAGGAATGCGACAGCATCTGCAATGACAAGCGACCAGACCACCCCGTGGAAACCGTTCATTTGATTGGCGATATAGAGCACAGGAATCAGAGTAATTCCTTGAATAACTGACATAATAAACGCAGCCGTTCCTTGCGCTGTTGCTTGGAAGATCCCTGTAAACAACGTGGTCATTCCTGTAATGAACAAGGATAAGAACGTTACATGCAGAATGTAGCTACCCATTTCAATTAATTGCGGGTCATGCGTAAATAAACCAATTAAGTTGTCGGAAATCAGATAGACAATGATACCGAATACGACAGCTAACGCTACAATCGCTTTGATTGTAAATCCAATGGTATGCTTCATTCGTAATTTATTCGCTGTAAAAGAGAAGGCAATGAGCGGCACGACTCCTTCACATAAGCCCATCAGAATAAACTCAGGAAATTGTAATAAACGTGATGATATTCCGTAAGCCGCTACGGCTTGATCTCCATACTCGACAAGAAAATGGTTAAGGATGAGTGACATTGCCCCTAAGAAGATACTCATAATAAAGACGGGAACTCCAATTTTGAATACATTGCCCAGAATGTCCTTGGTAGCTTTGAACCATTTTGCGGAGATGGTTAAGAATTGGCTCTTATATCCCATATAAAAAGCGTAGAATACACTCGCAACCAAATTGGAAATGACTGTAGCGGACGCAACCCCAGTCACGCCCCAATGGAAGACGAAGATGACTAGCGCATCGAGAATAATATTCACGACAACGCTGAGAATCATACCAATCATCGACGTGATTGCTGCACCCTCTGAGCGTACGATATTCTCCAGTGTGAAGAATAATACGACGAATGGTGAACCCAATAGCATAATCGTGACATAGTCTTTCGTGAATCCGAAGGAGTCCGGCGTTGCCCCTAAGCCATGAACGATGGAATCGATCAACGGGAGGCCGACGGCCATCACGATAAGACCAATAACTAAACTGCTGTAAACGGCGAATGAAGACACATGTTTTACATCATCATATTTCTTTTCTCCTAGCAAACGGGAGATGAATGTACCGCTACCCATGCCAATCAAGTTGCCTAGCGCCATAATGATCGCGAATAACGGCAAGGTCAATGCGAGCGCGGTTAACATGGCAGTATTGTGGAGCGTACCAAGGAAGTAAGCATTTAAAATGGAATATATGACACTCATTGACGTACCAAGCATCATCGGAACAGCGAAATGAGCGACGGCTTTTGCGATCGGTGCTTTTTCAAAGTAATGGAGGTTTTCTGCATCCATGTGGATCACTTCTTTCTTTTTATGATTATCTAACAGTGTTAGGTTGAACCTTACAGTGTTAGATGATATCATGAACTTATAAACCTGTAAAGTATAAACTTACACTGTTAGATAAAAAGGTGGATACCGATGAAAAAACAACAGCCTCAAATTTCGGAGGATAAGATTTTAGAGATCTCGTGGGAGCTTCTTGAGGAGGAGGGAATCGAGAAATTCAGCATGAGACGATTGGCCGTCAGGCTGGGGATTCAGGCTCCCTCTTTGTACTGGTACTTCAAGAGCAAGCAGAATCTCTATCAGCGTCTGGCAAGCCAGGTAGCGAAAGTGATTTTGGAGGAGTTTCATTCCGAGGGCGACTGGAAGGAGCAGCTGGCGGTGTTTGCGGTAACGGTACGGAGCGTGCTCAACCGATACCCCTGCTCCACGCAGCTCATGATGATGACGCTCCCCCATGAACCGGACCTCATTCGGTTCACCAATCGTATGCTGCTCTGCGTAGAATCGACGCCGCTTGAGCAAGAGCAGAAAATGCAAGTGGTTACTACGTTAATGAATTATGTCTTCAACTTCGTTCTGGACAATTATGAGCACCAGCGCAATGTCTCCGCGATTGTTAAGGACAAGGGAGCGCCTCCGGGTGAGGAGATGATTCAACTTCTGGATTCTATGAGCGAAACAGATGCTGGACTATTTCGGAGGATGTTTACGAACGGGTTATTCGAACTGATGGGGACCGACAAGGCGTTTGAGTTCGGTTTGAAGGTAATTTTATTGGGGATTGAGCAGGTGATAAAGGAGCAGGAAAAGTAGACTGTAGAAGCCGCTCATTCGGTAAAATACCTCCTCGTATATTGAGGGGGTATTTCTTATTGTATCTTCTAATTTTGAAAGTTGATCGCTTGTGTATCTGGATATTTGAATACTTTTATCTCATGGCCATCTAAATCTTCCTTAAACATGTCAATAGCGTTAATCTGACTATTATTGTAAGTGTTGTAGTAATACACTCCATTTTCTAGACACATGCAAGATGAATATAAAGTGATGAACTGTTTACCTTCCTGCGTTATTACTGAACCGCCAATGGGAGCGACATTACCCAGAATGTGAAAAAATTCTGAAATGGTTGATTCTTTTGTATCCAAGAAAGCAGCATGATTTTTTAGAAAAGCAGATCTTACAAACCGGGAAGAGGGGTAAAAGTCACCGGGCAATCCCTTCAATCCCAATCCATTACCAATCGGCTCCAATTGTTGTTTGTGCCACGTGGTCGTTTCGGGTTGCATTGGCGATAAGGCCATATATTGATTTAAATTCATGATATGCCAATCGAATGCAGGCTGGTTAGTTAACACTCCAATTTTATTATCATATACAGCAATTCGGTCAGGGGTGGTCTCTATGACAATCGATTCCTCATTCTTATCATGAACCATCCAGTGAAGCGTAGGAACAGGAAGCTTGGGGGCAAATGGTTTATTGATCAGGTTTACTTCTTCTAAAGCGGATTTAACCTCAGAAACCGATCCAAAGTTGGATAAAATCCATAGCATCAAATCATATGGCCCTAAGTTCACCTTTCCAGCTAACCTATTTTCCTCAAAATGAGCGAAACCAAGGAAGTTAAGTCCTGCACAACCCAATCCCTTTTCATTCATTCCGTCTGCAAGGAGCGGATGATTGTTCATGAGGGTCCCCATGCCTAATAGTGCATATTTGGTTTTGTTAGACTCCCCATTCACTACATTTTCCCAATCTAAATTTCTTGGAACAAATATGACGGATTGATTAAAGTTATAATCGATATCCATATTTCTGCCAAAAAAATGAAAACCGTCTTTGCTGGTTAAAGTTAATGCTGTGCACATAGTTATACATCCTTCCTCTGTCAGGTTGGCAACGCAATGAGTAGATTACATAGTGAACTTAAAATGAACGTATTTTTATTATTTAGAAAAAGGAGAAGTACTATGCAAACTCACATCCAACAGCGTTATACCTAGTGGAATACCGCATAGCCAATCGGAAAATAGCTCGGTAGATCTTGGACCTTTCTATGTACAGGGTACCGAGAATCGGTGTTGGTGCAGCGAAGAGGGGCTCGTGCCCATCCTGCATTCGCACAAGCAGGCAGCCCGCCCCTGGCGTAGGATGAACTATAACTAGTGAGGCGAGGTGAACTTCCATGGCACAATCCAAAGAGGTGTTCGCACGGGCCAAGCAGCTGCAGGGTCAACCGGTATGCATTACGCTGCACAACGGAAAGACCTACGTCGGCTACATTACCGATGTCAACAGTAGCGTCTTGACGCTGGCCAGCGCCAGCGCCCAGCCGAGCACCTCATCCGGGAAGCAAGGCTCCCGGAGGTCTATGCAGGGCAGCACCGGCTCCCGCGCCTCGGGCAGCCGGCGAGGCGGCTCGCGTAAGCCATCCGTCCGCTCCCGATCACGCAGGTCTTCGGCCCGTCCCCGCTCCCGTAAGCCGGACGCCCAGATATCGGCCTTTCTACCGATTATAGGTTCGCTGTTCGGGGGATTAGGCGGCATCGGAGGGCTTGGCGGTGCTGCAACGGGATCGCTCGGAGGTGCGTTAGGCGGTGGTATGCGGCTGTTCGGCATGATCCAACGAGTTGTCCCGGTCATGAAGATGGGGTACGGCATGATCAAGTCTATTCGTCCGTTTCTCGGAGCCGTTCAAGGCTTGATGACGCCATCCGGAGCAGTGGGCGCAACAAGCGAATCACAGTAACAGAAGTAAAAGCCCCTCCGTTTTTTGGGGCGGATGGGGCTAATTCTATGATTGTTGAAGGTTAGGTTGAACTCAAATAGTCGCTACCGGGTCTATTTATGGGATCGAATCCTGGTACTTGTCGATATACAGTGTCCCGTCCAATTGGAGCTCTGCGTAAAATACTTGATCTAAAGAATGAATGTTGGCTTTCTTTAATTGTTGGTTGAGCCAGACAACAGAGACATCCATTTTCACAAGATTTTTTTCTACGATTTTACCATCAACAATAAGTTCTGTCGGGATTCTATGAATAGGTGTAAGGGTTGCTTTTATATCTTTTTTTGTTGCAGGCAGCAGTTCTTCTTTTTTCAACACGCTGAGTTGACCGTCAGGTTCTAGAATTGCAAATTCAACTTCTTCGGGTGAGAAGACATCCTTGTTCCGAAGCAACATGCTTAAATCGTCGATGTTGAGGTGCTGCTTAGCCAATGCCTTTTCTAGAATCTTTCCTTGTTTGACGAGAATCGTAGGCTGGCCATCGAGAATCTCACGCGCTTTGACGGAGCGCAATCCGGTCAATGCAACGATGAACGCCAAGAGCGACCATAAGATTAAGCTAGATATTCCTTGTAGCAGCGTGATTTGTTTGTTGACGATAATCTCGGCAGTGGTGGAGCCGAAGGTAATCCCTGTAACATAATTGAAAAACGTTAGATGTCCGACTTGTTTTTTACCGAGTAGACGCGTCAAAACGAGTAGAGCAATGAAAGACGTTGCCGTACGAAATAGAATTTCTCCATACGTCATGTGCCGAGCTCCTTGTATAACAGATAGTTTTATATTGGCCTTTGTTTCCATCGCTTATACTTGTTTAGTGAAAGAAATCTAAAGAACTTGAACGTCCGAAAGACAGAGCAAACTAGTATGTTGCTTGCGCTATGCGATCCTATGAAATTCAGCATTCAGCCCAACTGGGCTTTGTTGAAAAAAGCAATCGAGTAGCTCGGTGTAAGAATGTGCCGGTACTAAAGGAACCGTTCTAATCATATTTTTAAAAAAGGAAACCAGAGGAGGGAGTGCTAACGTTAGTTGAGAAAAATTAAGGTTCGTTTACACCCCATTGTAAGTAATATAAATATGCCCACTGTTTTGAAAACAGCTATACTTCCGGGTGATTCAATTGAAAGTTTATTTATTGTAACCCAGGTAGGAGAGATTTTTTACATACGAGACGGAGTTATAAGGACTTTTTTAGATATTCGCCCGCGAATCATAAAACTAGGTGTTTCTAGCGGAGGATATGACGAACGAGGATTGCTAGGGCTAGCGTTTCATCCTGAATTTTATTATAACGGTCTGTTTTATCTCCACTATTCAGTAGCTGGAACCCAAGGTTCAGGTGCCCTTCCAGGTGCTTTTGAATCTTTTAAGCCTAATCCGTGTGATCCCAGTACTTTAAACCTAAGGTGGATAAATAGAGAAACGCAGTATGATCATATCGATACAGTTGAAGAATGGATTTTACAACCGAATGATCAAGCTCAAAAACGACGGACATTACTTAACTTAAGAAGACCATTTTTAAATCATAATGGTGTCAATAGTTTAAACTTTTCACCTGAAACAGGAAAACTTGTTCTAACAACCGGAGATGGTGGATCAGGCTATGATCCATTTAATTTAAGCCAGAATGACATGGAAATCGCCGGAAAAATTATTGAAATTGATGTTGTTAAGAATACATTTATTTATAATCCACCCGTGGTTACACGTTTTGATGAACTTCCCGAACCGATTCAGGAAACGCTTACGGTAATTGCCAAAGGGGTTCGAAATATTCCAGGCATTTCATTTCAAAGGTTCTATAATTACTATATTAAATATGTGGGGATTGTCGGACAGGATTTGGTAGAGTCGATTTTTTCTTTCGTTCATTATAAACCAATACCGGTAACCCAGCTTGTTCAAACTTCTTTAATGAATTCTGAGCCTGACCATGAAGGATTTATTAACTTTGGCTGGCGAGGGTGGGAGGGTGCTTTTCCTACTTCGATGATTAGGGGCTGCTCTGCAAATTCAACTTTGGACGAGGAGACAATTGCGTATTACAACGAAGCAGTACAAACCTCAGTAAGGCGCCTTCTACCTTTAACGAGTTATTTTCATAAAGATTTAAGGATTGATAAATTTGGGGGAACTGCACTTACAGGAGTTCAGCCGTATATGGGAAATGGAATCCCCGGTTTAACGGGAAGCGTTGTGTTTACCGATCTTGCTCGGCAAGGATCTCACCCTCTGGTTAGAGGGGTTTTAGCTTATACCGGGCTACAAACAGATTGCAAACTAAATGATTTTAGTGTTATTGAAACGGATTATGATTTTGGATCCGGGTCAGCTTATTATGTTAGTTTGGGAACGAATCTGGGTCAAACCAAACTATATTTAGGGGCTTATGGCTCTATGAAAGTAGCTGATTTTAACCAAGGTACCATTTTTGAAATTGTTCCATAATTTATAACTCAAAGTGATATATGTAAGAAATTTAATTGATTCTTTTAAGGTAACGGCAGGATAGTACTCTTCCCATATGGAATATGTTGGTGATGATTTTTGGGATGGGAGGAGGCAATACATGTTGGAATCAATAAAAGAAGATATTATATTATCAAATAAAAAAAGTTGGGATGATGCAGCTCCACGTTTTTTTGGAAGAACTGCACTACCTATATACGGTCCAATTCTACCCACAGAAAACGAACTAAACTTATTTGATGACCTATCAGGTAAGAAGGTTCTGGAAATTGGTTGTGGCAGTGGGCACTCTCTAAAATATATGGCTTCGAACGGAGCCTCAGAGCTTTGGGGAATCGATTTATCTGATACTCAAATTGAGGCCGCGCGGACTCTGCTTTCAGTCGTCAACAATACAAAAGTAAATCTTTTTCAAGGGGCAATGGAAAAGAACCCCGGTATACCAATTGAGTATTTTGATATCGTTTATTCGATCTATGCGATTGGTTGGACTGTTGATTTGGGGAGGACTCTCCAGAATCTATATAGCTATTTGAAACCTGGTGGGAAATTTATTTTTAGTTGGGAGCATCCGATTCATAGTCGAATTAGTCAGAATGGGGAACAACTAATAATTAATAAGTCATACCATGATGAAGGTCTTCAGCAGTGTGAACCATGGGATCGTCCGGCTATAATGAATCAACTGAGAATCAGCACGTATATTAACGAGCTAATTCAAACGGGCTTTCAAATTGAGAAGATAGTTGAAGATGTTGTTATCCAAGAGGAAATTAAATCGGGAGATCCTGCTGTGTGGTATACACATAAAAAGGCATCACTAATTCCGCCTGCATTTATTATAAAGTGCATAAAAAGATAAGCTCGTCCTAACTCACCTTCAAATCACGTGGAGGTGTTTTTTCTTGCAGAGGAACTAGAGAGCACCCCATGCAGGTGCCCTCAAGTTCTTCTTTCGGGTTGATCCTATACAGGTTTATTGCCATTTACTCTCTTGGGTTAGGCTGTCCCTTTCCCTCGGCAATCAACTTGGGCAGACTGCCGTTTATGTAGGTTCTCCAGGAATCCGAGCAGATCTGATAGCATTCGAATGCAGGGTTGAGGCCTACATGTGTAAAGCGAGTTTCTGTTTTGTCCCCCTTTATAGCGATTTCAAAGACAATGTCTGTACCCGTCCACTCGCTCTTGCCTCTTTCGAAGTTAAAGTAGTTGTCTACAATGTGCCAGCTAACCTTCTTACCTGGAACAAGTTCGGTGATTCTGATCGTACAGCGGTGAATGTCTTGGCAGTGGTACCTAAATTCACCGAGTTCGTCGGTCTTGCCCTCAATTTCTTCTGACCACCACCCGCGGACATTATTGATGGCGGCAAAGACTTCTTCAGGGGTTTGTTCTACCGTAAAAGAAGTACTGTAATTTTGATTCATGAAGGTCATCTCCTTTTCCTATTTTTTCCTGGCACACTGAGTATAAAACCCATACTTGCAAAATGCAAGTATAAATGAAATAACCATGCCCTGAATGCTTGCGAATTGCAAGCACCGAGCGTATAATCATGCTTATGAAAAAGCGAGAATCCACCGTTTGTCCAATCGTATATTCGCTCGACATATGGGGTGATCCATGGAGCTTAATCATCCTTCGTGACGTCTTGATCCATAACAAGCGGCATTACCGCGAGTTTCTTGCTTCACGCGAGCACATTTCAACTAATATTTTGAGCGCACGACTCCAATCACTTGTCGAAGCAGACCTGCTCGTTAAGATAACAGGGGATTCAAACCGGGCGCAAACGATGTATCGGCCAACTCAAAAGGCACTTGATCTGTTTCCGGTCATATTTTCCATTATGCACTGGGGCCTTAAATACAACCCAAATACAGATATGAGTATTCCGATCATGCAGGAATTAAAAGCAAACGAAAAAGGGCTGGAGCACCGTCTTTTGCAGAATTTTGACGATATTACTTCATAACATGCAGTCACATCATATTCAAACTATGTAGAGAAGGCATCCGAGAGGGTGCCTTCGATTTCGCTCAAAAGATATTTTGGTGAGCCGTATCACAAATATGGGCAAGTTTTTTGCGGCATTCCGTTTTGTTTTTTCCACTAATAAGAATGTGGACTAAAGGAGAGGTAATCATGGGAAATACGGATAAGTTTGAAATGATAGCTAATATATATGACACTTCAGAAAGAATTCAAGTTGCCAAGATGTCCTCTGATGCCATTCGTGAATATTTAGTTGACGCTAAGAGTAAGAGTGCCATTGATTTTGGGTGTGGAACAGGTCTTGTCGGAATGAACTTGATCAACGATTTTAAGTCTATGCTTTTTCTGGATACTTCACCAAACATGATTCATCAAATCAAGCAAAAAATTTCTGATTTGAATATTCAGAATGTAGATACATTATGTTTTGATCTTGAAAAGGAAGGCCTATCGGATGTACATGCTGACTATATTTTTATGGTCCAGGTTCTACTCCATATTCAAGATGTTGAACTCGTGTTATCAAGATTATTTGATGTTCTAAATGAGGGAGGACATTTACTAATCGTAGATTTTAATGAAAATGAAAAAGTGGTTTCAGATATAGTTCATAACGGATTTAATCAAGTGAAGCTAACGGACATGATGACTAAAATAGGGTACAGGAATGTTCAATCCAAAACTTTTTATCATGGAAGTAAAATATTCATGGGACAAGATGCATCGATGTTTATTCTTGATGCTCAAAAATAAACGGTATGATGGATGTAATCTGCGGAACATTGGGCGCTGTCATCTCATCCTTCTATTTGTTAGGAAAATTACGCAGAGACATTTCACATTATGATTGAACCATGAAGGGGCTATTCCTAAGTATCTTAGGAATAGCCCCTTCATGCTGTACTACTTCAAGCGAGTATTCAGTTTTCACTATCTCGGTCTTACCGCAATTGTTTGAGTACCGCTTCTGTTACTTGAGCAACAATGGATTGAATTAGCTTTGGATCCACCTGTACTGAAGATGACTCATGAGAATCATTGTTCGCCCCGAGCTTCAAAGCCTCCTCATGGGAGATCAGATGACCGCCGGTCTTAATCCCCATGTTCTCTCGAATCTGAATTAGCTCTGCTAAGCGTTCTGCACTAAGCTCTTCCAATTGATCTGTGAGCTTCTTCGTATGAAGCAGTGTAAGAGAGTAGTGCTCAAGTGATTCCATACGATAGTAAGCTTCGATCATATCTCTTCCCCAGGTTAGTGCGCCATGATTAGCAAGCAATACAGCGTTGTACTCTGTACAATATGGAGCGATGGAATCTGGCACCTCTTGTGTGCCTGGCGCTGCATATGGAGAAACAGGGACTTTACCCAGCAAAATAACACCTTCTGGAGAGTAAGCACGATCCAGTGGGATCCCAGCCATCGCATAAGCTGTAGCCGCTTGAGGATGTGCATGAACAACTGCTGTTGTCTCCTCATTCTCCAGATATACTCGTAAATGCATCTTCAGCTCAGAGGAAGGCTTTCGCGATCCTTCCAATACTTTGCCGGTAAGATCCACCTTAACTAGCATCTCAGGTGTCATAAAGCCTTTACTTACACCAGTTGGTGTTGCCCATACTTCATTAGGTCCAACTTTAATGGAGATATTCCCATCATTCGCGGCAACAAAGTTTTTATTATATACGCGTCTTCCGATCTCACAGATCATTCTTTTAGCTTCATCATCACTTAAATAAGTCTTGTTATCTAGCATATAATTCCCTCCTGCATGCCCATGCTAAAGCTGCCCTGCAAGCAAATTTGCAGGGCAGCGTTTTATGTTATTCACAAGATTGTTCACATATAACTTACCAGACGAATAGCCCGACAAACGCAGCACTTAGCAGGGAGACTAATGTTCCTGACAGAATCATCATCCATACCCCTCTGGACAAATTATCAGCCTTTTCCTTACTCACAATACCGTTAAAACAACCTAGAATCATTCCCACGGTAGAGAAGTTCGCAAAGGATACAAGGAAGGTACTTAGAACCGCCCTCATATGTGGACTAAATGTATCCATAATCGACATAATATCGATCATCACAACGAACTCATTGGTTACCAATTTAGTGCCCATGTACTGTGCAGTTTGGAATGCTTCATCAAACGACAGACCGAGAAGTAAAGAAAAAGGTGTCATGATCGCACCTAGAATGCTGCTGAGTGTAAGCCAAGGTGCAATGAGCATTAGAACCTTATCAATAAGTGTCGCTAAGGATACGAATGCAATAATCATCGCTGTGATGATTAGAATCAACTTACCTGCACCAAGGATAGAATCACCCAAGAAAGAGAAGAAAGGAGGTTTTTCTTCTTTTTTCATTTCAAAGATAACATCTTCTTCTTTGGTTATGACGACTGGATTCAGGATACTTGTCACAATAATCGCATTGATAATATTAAGTGGTACAGCCGTTAGAACATATTCTGCTGGAATCATTTGTGTATATGCACCGATCATCGCTGCGGATACACAACTCATGGACATGAGCGAAACCGTGAATAGGCGTTGTTGGCTCATCGACTTTAATTGTCCACCAGATACGGCTAATGCCTCAGTGTTACCCAGGAACATCATTTCAATGGCATAGAAGGATTCAAACTTGGGTTGTCCCGTAACTTTAGACAGTGCCCAGCCCAAGAATTTAATGATTTTTGGGAGGATCCCGAAATAAGTTAAGATATCAAACAAAGGGACGACAAGTAAGATCGGCATTAATGCACTAAACACAACATCCATGTTCTCAACATTCACCATACTTGCAAATGCAAATCCTATACCGGAAAAAGCGGTATCAATCAACCATCTAAATCCATTAGCAACTTGTCCAACGAACCAGCGTCCACCTGAGAAGGCAGTTAACAGCCAGGCCATAAACAAATTAAAGAGAACCAGTATACTAATGGCTTTCCAATTTACATTTTTCTTATCTTTGGAGAAAAGAAACGCGAATCCGATAAAGACCAAAATACCGAGAATGTTGATGAGTAGAAAGAAGTTCATATGACCCTCCGTTGTAGTTATATCTTCTGATGTAATGTTGCCTCTAGTTGCCCAAACAGAGGTAGGGCTACATGTACTATACAAATAGGACTTTTAAATGTTCGGAATAAGGGGCTTGAATAATACCCTTTTCCGTAATAATAGCTGTAATTAACTCGTTTGGTGTTACATCAAAAGCAGGGTTGAACACTTTTACGCCGTCTGGTGCGGTTTGTTTACCCAAACCATGAGTAATCTCAGTAGCAGAACGCTCTTCAATTGGAATCTCTGCTCCAGTGGATGTTTCCATATCAATCGTAGAGAGAGGACTTGCTACGTAGAATGGAATATTGTGTTTTTGTGCGAGCACTGCAAGACCATAGGTGCCGATCTTGTTCGCAGTGTCCCCATTAGCCGCAATCCGGTCGCAACCTACTATAACGGCATCTACTTTACCTTGCTGCATCACCATTGCAGCCATGCTATCCGTAATCAAGGTAACATCCACATCTGCTTTCATGAGCTCCCATGCAGTCAAGCGAGCACCCTGCAGTAAAGGTCTCGTCTCGTCAGCAAATACCTTAATATCCATGCCACGCTCTTTGGCAAGATAGATCGGG contains:
- a CDS encoding MATE family efflux transporter, whose product is MDAENLHYFEKAPIAKAVAHFAVPMMLGTSMSVIYSILNAYFLGTLHNTAMLTALALTLPLFAIIMALGNLIGMGSGTFISRLLGEKKYDDVKHVSSFAVYSSLVIGLIVMAVGLPLIDSIVHGLGATPDSFGFTKDYVTIMLLGSPFVVLFFTLENIVRSEGAAITSMIGMILSVVVNIILDALVIFVFHWGVTGVASATVISNLVASVFYAFYMGYKSQFLTISAKWFKATKDILGNVFKIGVPVFIMSIFLGAMSLILNHFLVEYGDQAVAAYGISSRLLQFPEFILMGLCEGVVPLIAFSFTANKLRMKHTIGFTIKAIVALAVVFGIIVYLISDNLIGLFTHDPQLIEMGSYILHVTFLSLFITGMTTLFTGIFQATAQGTAAFIMSVIQGITLIPVLYIANQMNGFHGVVWSLVIADAVAFLVGAIMVYVLRNKLQPDLDSLVQ
- a CDS encoding TetR/AcrR family transcriptional regulator, translating into MKKQQPQISEDKILEISWELLEEEGIEKFSMRRLAVRLGIQAPSLYWYFKSKQNLYQRLASQVAKVILEEFHSEGDWKEQLAVFAVTVRSVLNRYPCSTQLMMMTLPHEPDLIRFTNRMLLCVESTPLEQEQKMQVVTTLMNYVFNFVLDNYEHQRNVSAIVKDKGAPPGEEMIQLLDSMSETDAGLFRRMFTNGLFELMGTDKAFEFGLKVILLGIEQVIKEQEK
- the bsh gene encoding choloylglycine hydrolase: MCTALTLTSKDGFHFFGRNMDIDYNFNQSVIFVPRNLDWENVVNGESNKTKYALLGMGTLMNNHPLLADGMNEKGLGCAGLNFLGFAHFEENRLAGKVNLGPYDLMLWILSNFGSVSEVKSALEEVNLINKPFAPKLPVPTLHWMVHDKNEESIVIETTPDRIAVYDNKIGVLTNQPAFDWHIMNLNQYMALSPMQPETTTWHKQQLEPIGNGLGLKGLPGDFYPSSRFVRSAFLKNHAAFLDTKESTISEFFHILGNVAPIGGSVITQEGKQFITLYSSCMCLENGVYYYNTYNNSQINAIDMFKEDLDGHEIKVFKYPDTQAINFQN
- a CDS encoding YetF domain-containing protein, with translation MTYGEILFRTATSFIALLVLTRLLGKKQVGHLTFFNYVTGITFGSTTAEIIVNKQITLLQGISSLILWSLLAFIVALTGLRSVKAREILDGQPTILVKQGKILEKALAKQHLNIDDLSMLLRNKDVFSPEEVEFAILEPDGQLSVLKKEELLPATKKDIKATLTPIHRIPTELIVDGKIVEKNLVKMDVSVVWLNQQLKKANIHSLDQVFYAELQLDGTLYIDKYQDSIP
- a CDS encoding PQQ-dependent sugar dehydrogenase encodes the protein MRKIKVRLHPIVSNINMPTVLKTAILPGDSIESLFIVTQVGEIFYIRDGVIRTFLDIRPRIIKLGVSSGGYDERGLLGLAFHPEFYYNGLFYLHYSVAGTQGSGALPGAFESFKPNPCDPSTLNLRWINRETQYDHIDTVEEWILQPNDQAQKRRTLLNLRRPFLNHNGVNSLNFSPETGKLVLTTGDGGSGYDPFNLSQNDMEIAGKIIEIDVVKNTFIYNPPVVTRFDELPEPIQETLTVIAKGVRNIPGISFQRFYNYYIKYVGIVGQDLVESIFSFVHYKPIPVTQLVQTSLMNSEPDHEGFINFGWRGWEGAFPTSMIRGCSANSTLDEETIAYYNEAVQTSVRRLLPLTSYFHKDLRIDKFGGTALTGVQPYMGNGIPGLTGSVVFTDLARQGSHPLVRGVLAYTGLQTDCKLNDFSVIETDYDFGSGSAYYVSLGTNLGQTKLYLGAYGSMKVADFNQGTIFEIVP
- a CDS encoding class I SAM-dependent methyltransferase — its product is MLESIKEDIILSNKKSWDDAAPRFFGRTALPIYGPILPTENELNLFDDLSGKKVLEIGCGSGHSLKYMASNGASELWGIDLSDTQIEAARTLLSVVNNTKVNLFQGAMEKNPGIPIEYFDIVYSIYAIGWTVDLGRTLQNLYSYLKPGGKFIFSWEHPIHSRISQNGEQLIINKSYHDEGLQQCEPWDRPAIMNQLRISTYINELIQTGFQIEKIVEDVVIQEEIKSGDPAVWYTHKKASLIPPAFIIKCIKR
- a CDS encoding SRPBCC domain-containing protein: MNQNYSTSFTVEQTPEEVFAAINNVRGWWSEEIEGKTDELGEFRYHCQDIHRCTIRITELVPGKKVSWHIVDNYFNFERGKSEWTGTDIVFEIAIKGDKTETRFTHVGLNPAFECYQICSDSWRTYINGSLPKLIAEGKGQPNPRE
- a CDS encoding winged helix-turn-helix transcriptional regulator, translated to MKKRESTVCPIVYSLDIWGDPWSLIILRDVLIHNKRHYREFLASREHISTNILSARLQSLVEADLLVKITGDSNRAQTMYRPTQKALDLFPVIFSIMHWGLKYNPNTDMSIPIMQELKANEKGLEHRLLQNFDDITS
- a CDS encoding class I SAM-dependent methyltransferase, with amino-acid sequence MGNTDKFEMIANIYDTSERIQVAKMSSDAIREYLVDAKSKSAIDFGCGTGLVGMNLINDFKSMLFLDTSPNMIHQIKQKISDLNIQNVDTLCFDLEKEGLSDVHADYIFMVQVLLHIQDVELVLSRLFDVLNEGGHLLIVDFNENEKVVSDIVHNGFNQVKLTDMMTKIGYRNVQSKTFYHGSKIFMGQDASMFILDAQK
- a CDS encoding class II aldolase/adducin family protein, coding for MLDNKTYLSDDEAKRMICEIGRRVYNKNFVAANDGNISIKVGPNEVWATPTGVSKGFMTPEMLVKVDLTGKVLEGSRKPSSELKMHLRVYLENEETTAVVHAHPQAATAYAMAGIPLDRAYSPEGVILLGKVPVSPYAAPGTQEVPDSIAPYCTEYNAVLLANHGALTWGRDMIEAYYRMESLEHYSLTLLHTKKLTDQLEELSAERLAELIQIRENMGIKTGGHLISHEEALKLGANNDSHESSSVQVDPKLIQSIVAQVTEAVLKQLR